The Gemmata palustris genome includes a region encoding these proteins:
- a CDS encoding class I SAM-dependent methyltransferase, whose protein sequence is MPTALDADKMNAFAGKMIGVLNHSVLALMTSLGHRTGLFDAMGRLTAHATSAQIALEAKLNERYVREWLGSMVTGGVVEYDVDTHTYRLPPEHAALLTRAGTPSNMATSAQWMAVLGSAEDALVEAFAHGRGVEYGAYHRFHEVMAEESAQTVVAALHEHILPLVPGLTTRLAAGIHVLDIGCGSGRAAIALARAFPNSWFTGYDLSPEAIRTAREEAARQGLKNVRFEDRDLSALGEVAAYDLVTSFDAIHDQSQPARVLENVRAALRRGGVFLMQEIAGSSHLAGDMKHPLAPFLYGISCMHCMSVSLAYGGPGLGAMWGKERAQAMLREAGFDQITVKELPHDLINYYYVAPVA, encoded by the coding sequence ATGCCGACCGCGCTCGACGCCGACAAGATGAACGCCTTCGCCGGGAAGATGATCGGCGTACTGAATCACTCCGTGCTCGCACTGATGACCTCGCTCGGGCACCGCACCGGGCTGTTCGACGCGATGGGGCGCCTGACCGCGCACGCGACATCGGCCCAGATCGCGCTCGAAGCCAAACTCAACGAGCGCTACGTGCGCGAGTGGCTCGGTTCGATGGTGACGGGGGGCGTGGTCGAGTACGACGTCGACACACACACGTACCGGCTCCCGCCCGAACACGCGGCGCTCCTCACGCGGGCCGGAACGCCGAGCAACATGGCCACGTCCGCTCAGTGGATGGCAGTACTCGGTTCGGCCGAGGATGCGCTGGTCGAGGCGTTCGCGCACGGGCGCGGTGTGGAGTACGGCGCGTATCACCGGTTCCACGAGGTGATGGCCGAAGAGAGTGCGCAGACGGTCGTTGCCGCTCTCCACGAACACATTTTGCCGCTCGTTCCCGGACTCACCACGCGCCTCGCGGCCGGTATCCACGTGCTCGACATCGGGTGCGGGTCCGGACGGGCCGCCATCGCGCTGGCGCGGGCGTTCCCGAACAGTTGGTTCACCGGGTACGATCTCTCGCCCGAGGCGATTCGCACGGCCCGCGAAGAGGCCGCGCGCCAGGGGCTGAAGAACGTGCGGTTCGAGGACCGCGATCTGTCCGCGCTCGGCGAGGTCGCGGCTTACGATCTGGTGACCTCGTTCGACGCGATCCACGATCAGTCGCAGCCCGCGCGCGTGCTGGAGAACGTCCGCGCCGCGCTCCGCCGGGGCGGGGTGTTCCTGATGCAGGAGATCGCCGGATCGAGCCACCTCGCCGGCGATATGAAGCACCCGCTCGCGCCGTTCCTCTACGGCATCTCGTGCATGCACTGCATGTCCGTGTCGCTGGCTTACGGCGGCCCCGGACTGGGCGCGATGTGGGGGAAGGAACGCGCGCAAGCGATGCTCCGCGAGGCCGGGTTCGACCAAATTACGGTGAAAGAACTGCCGCACGACCTGATTAACTACTACTACGTCGCCCCGGTTGCTTGA
- a CDS encoding serine/threonine-protein kinase — MPAPTTADEILDLVQKSGLVDEVRLRNYVQKLRETTSLPADPTKVAQILVRDAVLTYFQAEQLLQGKYKRFSLGKYKVLEKLGSGGMGTVFLCEHKLMRRRVAVKVLPISKGGDKPSLDRFYREARAIAAVDHPNIVRAYDIDQDENLHFLVMEWVDGINLQDLVKKFGPLDPTRACHYVYGAAIGLQHAHEMGLIHRDIKPGNILVDRFGVVKVLDLGLARLTHDTDDNLTRQNDENVLGTADYLAPEQAMDSHTVDIRADVYSLGSTMYFLLSGSPPFPEGSVAQKLIWHQNRTPRPLRLLRPEVPDELVAIVERMMAKDPARRYQIPAEVMAALAGWVTTPIPPPAEREMPTLSPAVVGAAGGRGTGASPALTGSTLGGGFTRPHPAPSPPTFTTAATIITGTTPRPAPAPDRHEPVVWSTLEHDTQDTARSDTEKPEPAELPIPDEEERPSRVGRKHHAASSGAGKVVLLACAGALVFAATVAGAYFAFFNNRATQPTVPASVPSGPKKVTVSKSGGENAVASLREALQKVGPGDTIVIAEAKLVESAIKLDKNKHKDLTIESADGKSAVIEFASKGGPMFDASNVEGFRLRNVEFDGKNQAEIGLQVTGNSAGATIEGVSVRNVLKTSIHLWHVAGASGRPVVLDRVRLILAPDSEAGVLLYATTVDNKFVTIKNSRFEGPGRVGIRIDGPALDLEVTNNRFYNLAGAGVVFMRPGARPSRGSLANNTFYLMPVGFQFEFPPNESGVYALKVSLSYFARVTHLLKAPEPIVGLESSNNFYEPNSGPGAPPLASTKLDQLRLVDPNPNDDAAFLRFPANPPMAGAIRVGAH, encoded by the coding sequence ATGCCCGCACCAACAACCGCGGACGAAATCCTGGACCTCGTCCAGAAAAGCGGCCTCGTCGACGAGGTCCGGCTCCGCAATTACGTCCAGAAGTTGCGCGAAACCACTTCGCTCCCTGCCGACCCGACCAAGGTCGCGCAGATCCTCGTCCGCGACGCGGTACTGACCTATTTCCAGGCCGAACAACTTCTACAAGGCAAGTACAAGCGGTTCAGCCTCGGTAAATACAAGGTGTTGGAGAAGTTGGGGTCGGGGGGCATGGGAACGGTGTTCCTGTGCGAGCACAAATTGATGCGCCGGCGCGTCGCGGTCAAGGTACTGCCGATCTCCAAGGGCGGGGACAAACCGAGCCTGGACCGGTTCTACCGTGAGGCCCGCGCGATCGCGGCCGTGGACCACCCGAACATCGTTCGCGCTTACGACATCGATCAGGACGAGAACCTCCACTTCCTCGTCATGGAGTGGGTAGACGGCATCAACCTCCAGGATCTGGTCAAGAAATTCGGTCCGCTCGACCCGACCCGCGCGTGCCACTACGTGTACGGGGCCGCGATCGGGCTCCAGCACGCCCACGAGATGGGGCTGATTCACCGCGACATCAAGCCCGGTAACATCCTGGTGGACCGGTTCGGCGTGGTGAAGGTTCTGGACCTCGGCCTCGCGCGGCTGACGCACGATACGGACGACAACCTGACGCGCCAGAACGACGAGAACGTGCTCGGAACGGCCGACTACCTGGCGCCCGAACAGGCGATGGACAGCCACACGGTGGACATCCGGGCGGACGTCTATTCGCTCGGCTCGACCATGTACTTCCTGCTCAGCGGGAGCCCGCCGTTCCCCGAAGGGTCGGTCGCCCAAAAGCTGATCTGGCACCAGAACCGCACCCCGCGCCCGCTCCGGTTGCTCCGCCCGGAGGTGCCGGACGAACTGGTCGCGATCGTCGAGCGGATGATGGCGAAAGACCCGGCGCGCCGGTACCAGATCCCGGCCGAGGTCATGGCGGCGCTGGCCGGGTGGGTGACCACGCCGATCCCGCCCCCGGCCGAGCGCGAGATGCCCACGCTGTCGCCGGCCGTGGTCGGCGCCGCGGGGGGGCGCGGGACGGGCGCGTCACCGGCGCTGACGGGTTCCACGTTAGGGGGGGGCTTCACCCGTCCGCACCCGGCCCCGAGTCCGCCCACGTTCACCACTGCCGCCACAATTATCACGGGAACGACCCCGCGCCCGGCCCCCGCGCCGGACCGCCACGAACCGGTGGTCTGGTCCACGCTCGAACATGACACCCAGGACACGGCCCGCAGCGACACCGAAAAGCCCGAACCGGCCGAACTCCCGATCCCCGACGAGGAGGAGCGCCCGTCGCGCGTCGGGCGCAAGCACCACGCCGCGAGCAGCGGTGCCGGGAAGGTCGTGCTCCTGGCTTGCGCGGGTGCTCTCGTCTTTGCGGCCACGGTCGCGGGGGCGTACTTCGCGTTCTTCAATAATCGCGCGACTCAACCTACTGTGCCCGCGTCGGTACCGAGCGGTCCCAAAAAGGTCACCGTCTCAAAATCGGGTGGCGAAAACGCCGTCGCTTCGCTCCGCGAAGCGCTCCAGAAGGTCGGTCCCGGTGACACCATTGTGATCGCCGAGGCGAAACTCGTCGAATCCGCGATCAAGCTCGACAAGAACAAACACAAGGATCTCACGATCGAGTCCGCCGACGGCAAGTCCGCCGTGATCGAGTTCGCGTCGAAGGGCGGGCCCATGTTCGACGCGAGCAACGTCGAGGGGTTCCGTTTGCGGAACGTGGAGTTCGATGGGAAAAACCAAGCCGAGATCGGCCTCCAGGTGACCGGGAATTCGGCCGGTGCAACGATCGAGGGTGTCTCGGTGCGCAACGTCCTCAAAACGAGTATTCACCTGTGGCACGTCGCGGGTGCGAGCGGGCGCCCGGTCGTGCTCGACCGGGTGCGCCTGATCCTCGCGCCCGACAGCGAAGCCGGCGTGTTGCTGTATGCTACTACCGTGGATAACAAGTTCGTCACGATCAAGAACAGCCGATTTGAAGGGCCGGGGCGCGTTGGGATTCGCATTGACGGGCCGGCGCTCGACCTCGAGGTCACCAACAACCGCTTCTACAACTTGGCTGGGGCTGGGGTGGTGTTCATGCGCCCGGGGGCGCGCCCGTCACGCGGGTCGCTCGCGAACAACACGTTCTACCTGATGCCCGTCGGGTTCCAGTTCGAGTTCCCCCCGAACGAGTCCGGGGTGTACGCTTTGAAGGTGTCACTTAGTTACTTCGCGCGCGTCACCCATTTGCTCAAAGCACCGGAGCCGATTGTGGGGCTCGAGTCTTCAAACAACTTCTACGAACCGAACTCCGGCCCCGGAGCCCCGCCGCTCGCTTCGACCAAGCTCGACCAACTGCGGTTGGTCGACCCGAACCCGAACGACGACGCGGCGTTCCTCCGGTTCCCCGCGAACCCCCCGATGGCCGGCGCGATCCGTGTCGGGGCGCACTAG
- a CDS encoding universal stress protein, protein MTEHLYSHVLVPTDFRAECRAAYRVAFAAALGSGATVSLLHVVAAESEDEYQGLDAIRLLHRAAEHVSSGKPLPPANPAAARALQLERLRAEIHPEWIGPIELRLEVRTGDVVAEIARYANESAVDLIVMGGARPGLFRGFGRSSADRLARATPVKVVRVTPPALV, encoded by the coding sequence ATGACCGAGCACCTGTATTCGCACGTGTTGGTGCCAACAGACTTCCGCGCCGAGTGCCGGGCCGCGTACCGCGTCGCTTTCGCCGCTGCACTCGGGTCCGGGGCTACCGTTTCCCTGCTCCACGTCGTCGCCGCGGAGAGCGAGGACGAGTACCAGGGGTTGGACGCGATCCGCTTGCTGCACCGGGCCGCCGAGCACGTGAGCAGCGGGAAGCCGTTGCCCCCCGCGAACCCGGCCGCCGCGCGTGCCCTGCAACTGGAGCGCCTCCGGGCCGAGATACACCCGGAGTGGATCGGGCCGATCGAGCTCCGGCTCGAAGTCCGCACCGGGGACGTGGTCGCGGAGATCGCCCGGTACGCGAACGAATCGGCGGTGGACCTGATCGTGATGGGCGGCGCGCGCCCGGGCCTGTTTCGCGGATTCGGGCGCAGTTCGGCCGATCGACTCGCCCGCGCGACGCCGGTCAAAGTCGTCCGCGTAACGCCACCAGCGCTGGTGTAG
- a CDS encoding cystathionine gamma-synthase: MSTDHAQGFSTRAIHAGQDADPATGATVVPIYATSTYTQAAPGQHKGYEYSRSGNPTRTALETALAALEEGERGLAFASGLAATTAVFGALLRPGDEVVASADLYGGTFRLLDKVFKPWGLVAKYTDDSSAAGFEKLITPKTKLVWIETPTNPLLQILDIAALAEVSHKHGAKLAVDNTFASPYLQRPLQLGADLVIHSTTKYLGGHSDVVGGCVVGEKDLLDPIKFYQNAAGGVPGPFDSYLVLRGLKTLAVRMDRHCANALELAPWLKAHPAVAKVYFPGLADHPGHAVAAKQMKSFGGMISLKMHGGIPAAQLFLTRTKLFSLAESLGGVESLVCHPTTMTHASIPKDVREARGVDDGLIRLSVGIEDVADLRADLERALPTA, encoded by the coding sequence ATGTCCACCGATCACGCGCAGGGGTTCAGCACGCGGGCCATTCACGCGGGGCAGGACGCGGACCCCGCGACCGGGGCGACCGTCGTGCCGATCTACGCGACGAGCACTTACACGCAGGCCGCGCCGGGCCAGCACAAGGGCTACGAGTACAGCCGCAGCGGGAACCCCACGCGCACGGCGCTCGAAACGGCCCTCGCCGCGCTCGAAGAGGGCGAGCGCGGGCTCGCGTTCGCGTCGGGGCTCGCTGCGACGACCGCGGTGTTCGGTGCGCTCCTGCGGCCCGGGGACGAGGTCGTCGCGTCCGCGGACCTCTACGGCGGCACGTTCCGGCTGCTCGACAAGGTGTTCAAGCCCTGGGGTCTGGTCGCGAAGTACACCGACGATTCTTCGGCCGCGGGCTTCGAGAAACTCATCACACCGAAGACGAAGCTCGTCTGGATCGAGACGCCGACCAATCCCCTCCTGCAGATACTCGACATCGCCGCGCTCGCCGAAGTGAGCCACAAGCACGGGGCCAAGCTCGCGGTCGATAACACGTTCGCGTCGCCGTACTTGCAACGCCCGCTCCAACTCGGGGCGGACCTCGTGATCCACAGCACGACCAAGTACCTCGGCGGGCACTCGGACGTGGTGGGCGGGTGCGTGGTGGGCGAGAAAGACCTGCTCGACCCGATCAAATTCTACCAGAACGCGGCCGGCGGGGTGCCGGGACCGTTCGACTCGTACCTCGTGCTCCGCGGGCTGAAGACGCTCGCGGTACGCATGGACCGCCACTGCGCGAACGCGCTGGAACTTGCCCCCTGGCTGAAGGCGCACCCGGCTGTCGCCAAAGTGTATTTCCCGGGGCTTGCCGATCACCCCGGGCACGCGGTCGCGGCGAAGCAGATGAAGTCGTTCGGCGGGATGATCTCGCTGAAGATGCACGGCGGCATCCCTGCCGCACAGTTGTTCCTCACGCGCACGAAGCTCTTTAGCCTCGCGGAGAGCCTGGGCGGTGTGGAGTCACTCGTGTGCCACCCCACGACGATGACGCACGCGAGCATCCCGAAGGACGTGCGCGAGGCCCGCGGCGTTGACGACGGGCTGATTCGGCTGAGTGTGGGGATCGAGGACGTGGCCGACCTGCGTGCCGACCTCGAACGCGCTCTCCCCACGGCATAA
- a CDS encoding serine/threonine-protein kinase, producing the protein MPAPATVPDFLELVRKGGLVPDKKLDDLLGRHRATGTPQTIDQAAAALVRDAQLTFFQAKQLKLGRYKRFTIGSKYRLLELIGAGGMGAVYLCEHTLMKRLVALKVLPVEKLDDPSNLDRFYREARAVAALDHPNIVRAYDIDQYEKLHFLVMEYVDGASLQEIIARHSAEKKLFDPVRAAHYVAQAAVGMQHAHELGMVHRDIKPGNLLLDRTGVIKVLDMGLARFFNKQQDSVTEKYDDKCVLGTADYLAPEQAVSNIVDVRADIYSLGGTLYFMLTGQTPFPDGTIAAKLVAHQTREPRPVEEFRSDVPAGVLDVLRKMMAKDPADRYQEPMEVAEALAEWAEAPLGPPPEPEMPVLCPLVRELAGPPAPDRSGASPPLARVLFGPGRGVFARSGESSGKMRSRPSNSGATTSAAALSAPSPTAASSPRFKSGADTPINGPISTGRASTSPTAPIPMRQKPGSSIAKKRPAPVHAEPTPTPAHRRIWPLVAVALVIAVLFVAGMVVAYQIGKGAKEPAPPADPARPM; encoded by the coding sequence ATGCCGGCACCCGCCACCGTGCCCGACTTCCTGGAACTGGTCCGCAAGGGCGGGCTCGTGCCGGACAAGAAGCTCGACGACCTCCTGGGTCGGCACCGGGCCACCGGTACTCCACAGACCATCGATCAGGCGGCGGCGGCCCTTGTGCGAGACGCGCAACTCACGTTCTTCCAGGCCAAGCAGCTCAAACTCGGGCGCTACAAGCGGTTCACCATCGGGAGCAAGTACCGGCTCCTCGAACTCATCGGCGCCGGCGGCATGGGGGCCGTGTACCTGTGCGAGCACACGCTCATGAAGCGCCTCGTGGCGCTCAAGGTGCTGCCCGTCGAGAAGCTCGACGACCCCTCGAACCTGGACCGGTTCTACCGCGAGGCCCGGGCCGTTGCCGCGCTCGATCACCCGAACATCGTCCGCGCCTACGACATCGACCAGTACGAGAAATTGCACTTCCTGGTCATGGAGTACGTGGACGGCGCGAGTTTGCAGGAGATCATCGCGCGCCACTCGGCGGAGAAGAAGCTGTTCGACCCGGTTCGCGCCGCGCACTACGTCGCGCAGGCCGCCGTGGGGATGCAGCACGCGCACGAACTGGGCATGGTTCACCGCGACATCAAGCCCGGGAACCTGCTCCTCGACCGCACCGGCGTCATCAAAGTTCTCGACATGGGGCTGGCGCGGTTCTTCAACAAGCAACAGGACAGCGTGACCGAGAAGTACGACGACAAGTGCGTGCTCGGTACCGCGGACTACCTCGCACCGGAACAGGCCGTGAGCAACATCGTGGACGTGCGCGCGGACATTTACTCGCTCGGCGGCACGCTCTACTTCATGCTGACCGGCCAGACCCCGTTCCCGGACGGGACCATCGCGGCGAAGCTGGTCGCGCACCAGACGCGCGAACCGCGCCCGGTGGAGGAGTTCCGGTCCGACGTGCCCGCCGGGGTGCTGGACGTGTTGCGGAAGATGATGGCGAAAGACCCGGCCGACCGGTACCAGGAACCGATGGAAGTGGCCGAGGCGCTGGCGGAGTGGGCCGAAGCGCCGCTCGGTCCGCCGCCGGAGCCCGAAATGCCGGTGCTCTGTCCCCTCGTGCGGGAACTGGCCGGCCCGCCGGCGCCGGACCGCTCCGGCGCATCGCCCCCACTGGCGCGCGTCCTGTTCGGCCCCGGACGGGGGGTGTTCGCGCGGTCCGGTGAGAGTTCGGGAAAAATGCGGTCGCGCCCGTCCAACTCCGGCGCCACCACGAGCGCGGCCGCGCTTTCCGCTCCGAGCCCGACGGCCGCATCGAGTCCGCGGTTCAAATCGGGCGCCGACACGCCGATTAACGGCCCGATATCCACCGGGCGCGCGAGCACCTCGCCGACGGCCCCGATCCCGATGCGCCAAAAACCGGGTTCGAGCATTGCGAAGAAGCGCCCCGCGCCGGTCCACGCGGAACCAACCCCCACTCCGGCGCATCGGCGCATCTGGCCGCTCGTCGCCGTTGCGCTCGTAATTGCAGTTCTTTTCGTGGCCGGTATGGTCGTTGCTTACCAGATCGGCAAGGGCGCCAAAGAGCCCGCCCCGCCCGCGGACCCGGCCCGGCCAATGTGA
- a CDS encoding GNAT family N-acetyltransferase, which translates to MTQPIDQLTRRDERVAVASLSAAFANYDLLVALCPNAERRRWATEAFARFLFRIAVRTGVVFATRDRAAIACALPPGSEWPSEWEYVRCGVLSLAVRLRWRSGLWFLRLGPWFDSTREKHVGDRPHWYVHLLGVRPEAQGRGLSRAVMRPIFDAADRTGTPVYLETMPEANVAIYKKLGFELVGRTELPGGLPNWELLREPSHAFATQATGAT; encoded by the coding sequence GTGACGCAACCCATCGACCAACTTACCCGACGCGACGAACGGGTCGCGGTGGCGTCGTTGAGCGCCGCGTTCGCGAACTACGACCTGCTCGTAGCGCTGTGCCCGAACGCCGAGCGCCGGCGGTGGGCGACCGAAGCGTTCGCGCGGTTCCTGTTCCGCATCGCGGTACGAACGGGCGTCGTGTTCGCCACGCGCGACCGCGCCGCGATCGCCTGCGCGCTGCCGCCCGGGAGCGAGTGGCCGAGCGAATGGGAGTACGTGCGGTGCGGCGTGCTGTCGCTCGCGGTGCGGCTCCGGTGGCGCTCGGGGCTGTGGTTCCTGCGCCTCGGCCCGTGGTTCGATTCCACGCGCGAAAAGCACGTGGGCGACCGCCCACACTGGTACGTCCACCTGCTCGGCGTGCGGCCGGAAGCCCAGGGACGCGGGCTGAGCCGCGCCGTGATGCGGCCCATCTTCGACGCCGCCGACCGCACCGGGACACCGGTCTACCTGGAGACCATGCCAGAAGCGAACGTCGCGATCTACAAGAAGCTTGGGTTCGAGTTGGTCGGCCGCACCGAACTCCCGGGCGGTCTGCCGAACTGGGAGTTGCTCCGCGAACCGAGCCACGCCTTCGCCACTCAAGCAACCGGGGCGACGTAG
- a CDS encoding YoaK family protein: protein MPYVLHTPDTIFSARHTPSWLLLAGASGMVNGLAFLACEQYVTHVTGTATRLGLEWPHAGIALEYAVVVLSFIFGAMASVLALQARVTQGKPPRWATPLVIVALTLTGVALAGLTGVFGPFGGAITTEPPFVLLSLLAFASGLQNAAVATSTGLAVRTTHLTGPATDLGIHLGVAYFTKGEDRRAALRGALLRGGKVFAFVAGAGLALPLAGATGYLAFFVPAVGVLIAAGLSFIPAWGPSDFPDREESAQADPPPAAEPVMAGAQSVR from the coding sequence ATGCCCTACGTCCTCCATACGCCCGACACGATTTTCTCCGCGCGCCACACCCCGAGCTGGCTGCTCCTCGCGGGCGCCTCCGGCATGGTGAACGGGCTCGCGTTCCTGGCGTGCGAACAGTACGTGACGCACGTGACCGGCACCGCCACCCGGCTCGGACTGGAGTGGCCCCACGCCGGGATCGCGCTGGAATACGCCGTGGTCGTACTGAGCTTCATCTTCGGCGCAATGGCTTCGGTCCTCGCGCTCCAGGCCCGGGTCACTCAGGGCAAGCCCCCCCGCTGGGCGACGCCGCTCGTGATCGTCGCCCTGACACTGACCGGGGTCGCTCTGGCCGGTCTCACGGGGGTATTCGGTCCGTTCGGCGGGGCGATCACAACCGAGCCGCCGTTCGTTCTGCTCTCGCTCCTGGCGTTCGCGTCCGGGCTTCAGAACGCGGCCGTAGCGACGAGCACCGGACTGGCCGTGCGCACCACGCACCTGACGGGGCCGGCAACGGACCTCGGCATTCACCTCGGCGTCGCCTATTTCACCAAAGGGGAGGACCGCCGGGCGGCCTTAAGAGGGGCGCTACTCCGCGGTGGGAAAGTGTTCGCGTTCGTCGCCGGAGCCGGCCTCGCTTTACCGCTCGCTGGAGCGACAGGGTACCTCGCGTTCTTCGTCCCGGCCGTTGGCGTCCTGATCGCAGCCGGGCTGAGTTTCATCCCCGCGTGGGGGCCGAGCGACTTTCCGGACCGCGAGGAAAGCGCCCAGGCCGATCCGCCACCTGCGGCCGAACCGGTGATGGCAGGCGCTCAGTCGGTTCGGTGA
- a CDS encoding molybdopterin-containing oxidoreductase family protein — protein MSTKRELGLVRTVKAVCPHDCPDTCGMVVSVDQATGRAVDLRGDKEHPFTQGFLCQKVSNYLERVYHPDRLLYPMKRVGPKGEGKFTRISWGEAIRTIGEKFRAIAASEDGPQAILPYSYAGTMGKLMYSSLDRRFFHRLGASLLDRTICATAGAVGCDVTLGTRAMIDPQAAVNSRYIVNWGSNTSVTNIHFWKVEHEARKRGARIVTIDPYKSPTAAKSDWWIPIRPGTDAALALGVMHIIFREGWQDDAYLNDHCVGAEQLRARALNQYPPEKVAYITGLSVEEIERFAREYARSQELFGGPALIRLNYGLQRHGGGGMAVRTIVCLPALTGDWRHPGAGAFLSTSKAYPFDDNYLTRPDLIPKGTRTINMVNLAEALHGELPGPAVQALFVYNSNPAAVNPDQSRVLSGLAREDLFTVVHDQFQTDTADFADIVLPATTQLEHFDIHNSYGHLYVQANNPAIAPLGESKPNTEVFRLLAKEMGFEPELFEESDEEIARRSLREDDTSAEPTALTGITLDDTKAGPVRLNLPTNWAPFASGEFPTVSGKCELYSEREARAGRDPLPYYVPPHEDPQTKPELAAKYPLQLLTPPATSFLNSTFVNVNTLRKSAGERTLEIHPTDAARRNITDGQMVRVFNGRGRFRARAIVGESVKPGVVVSLGLWWRKFTDDGANCNSTTSTATTDFGGGATFFDNLVEVTAL, from the coding sequence ATGAGCACAAAGCGCGAACTCGGTCTGGTCCGCACCGTGAAAGCGGTCTGCCCGCACGACTGCCCCGACACGTGCGGCATGGTGGTGTCCGTGGACCAAGCGACCGGACGCGCGGTCGATTTGCGCGGCGACAAGGAACACCCGTTTACGCAGGGGTTCTTGTGCCAAAAAGTGTCCAACTATCTCGAACGGGTGTACCACCCGGACCGCCTCCTCTATCCGATGAAGCGCGTCGGCCCGAAGGGTGAGGGGAAATTCACGCGGATCTCGTGGGGCGAAGCGATTCGCACTATCGGGGAAAAGTTTCGCGCGATCGCCGCGTCCGAAGACGGACCGCAAGCGATCCTGCCGTACAGCTACGCCGGCACGATGGGCAAGTTGATGTATTCGAGCCTGGACCGGCGGTTCTTCCACCGGCTCGGCGCGAGCTTGCTAGACCGCACCATCTGCGCGACCGCGGGCGCGGTGGGGTGCGACGTGACGCTCGGCACGCGCGCGATGATCGACCCGCAAGCCGCCGTGAACAGCCGGTACATCGTGAACTGGGGCTCGAACACCTCCGTCACGAACATTCACTTCTGGAAAGTCGAGCACGAGGCGCGGAAGCGCGGCGCCCGGATCGTCACGATCGACCCGTACAAGTCGCCCACCGCCGCAAAATCCGACTGGTGGATTCCGATCCGGCCGGGCACCGATGCGGCCCTCGCGCTGGGGGTGATGCACATCATCTTCCGCGAGGGGTGGCAGGACGATGCGTACCTGAACGATCACTGTGTCGGGGCGGAGCAACTGCGCGCCCGGGCGCTGAACCAGTACCCGCCGGAGAAGGTCGCGTACATCACCGGGCTTTCGGTCGAAGAGATCGAGCGGTTCGCGCGCGAATACGCACGGTCGCAAGAACTATTCGGCGGTCCGGCGCTAATCCGCTTGAACTACGGCCTCCAGCGGCACGGCGGCGGCGGGATGGCCGTGCGCACCATCGTGTGCCTTCCCGCACTCACGGGCGACTGGCGCCACCCGGGCGCGGGCGCGTTCCTCAGTACGAGCAAGGCGTACCCGTTCGATGACAACTATTTGACGCGCCCCGATCTGATCCCGAAGGGCACGCGCACCATCAACATGGTGAACCTCGCCGAAGCTCTTCATGGTGAACTTCCCGGCCCAGCGGTTCAAGCACTGTTCGTGTACAACTCGAACCCGGCCGCGGTGAACCCGGACCAGTCGCGCGTGCTCTCGGGGCTGGCTCGCGAAGACCTCTTCACGGTGGTCCACGACCAGTTTCAGACCGACACCGCGGACTTCGCCGATATCGTGCTCCCCGCGACCACGCAGCTCGAACACTTCGACATCCACAACAGCTACGGCCACCTGTACGTTCAGGCGAACAACCCCGCCATTGCGCCGCTCGGTGAATCGAAACCGAACACGGAAGTGTTCCGCTTACTCGCGAAGGAAATGGGCTTCGAGCCGGAGCTGTTCGAGGAAAGTGACGAAGAAATCGCCCGCCGTTCTCTCCGAGAGGACGACACTTCCGCCGAACCCACGGCACTGACGGGCATTACGCTCGACGACACGAAGGCCGGCCCCGTGCGGTTGAACCTCCCCACCAACTGGGCGCCGTTCGCGAGCGGTGAGTTTCCGACTGTCTCAGGGAAGTGCGAACTCTATTCGGAGCGCGAGGCCCGCGCCGGGCGCGACCCGCTGCCGTACTACGTTCCGCCGCACGAAGACCCGCAGACGAAGCCCGAGTTGGCGGCGAAGTACCCGTTGCAACTACTCACCCCTCCGGCAACGTCGTTCCTCAACTCGACGTTCGTGAACGTGAACACGCTCCGCAAGTCGGCGGGCGAGCGCACGCTGGAGATCCACCCCACCGACGCGGCCCGGCGCAACATCACCGACGGCCAGATGGTGCGGGTGTTCAACGGCCGCGGGCGCTTCCGCGCGCGGGCCATTGTTGGCGAGAGCGTGAAACCCGGCGTGGTGGTGTCGCTGGGGTTGTGGTGGCGCAAGTTCACCGACGACGGGGCGAACTGCAACTCCACCACGAGCACCGCGACGACCGACTTCGGCGGCGGCGCGACGTTCTTCGACAACCTCGTGGAAGTGACCGCATTGTGA